Proteins from a single region of Allocatelliglobosispora scoriae:
- the recN gene encoding DNA repair protein RecN, with the protein MLEELRITGLGVIEDTTLPFTRGMNVITGETGAGKTMVVTGLGLLFGGRADAGRVRADPGRATVEGRLRLNADTAKAVAARVIDAGAEPDDDGTLLLSRTVTIEGRSRAHVGGRSVPVSLLSEVGEQVVAVHGQSDQLRLLRPAEQRGSLDRFAGPDHEKLLAHFREVHTAWRKAEDDLADRRRNARQRNQEADLLKLGLDEITRVDPQLGEDEELRNEAQRLEHSEGLRTAASIAHRAIGGGAEADAEDAGSMLSTARRTLEAQSTVDTKLGELALRLEEAISLVGDTAVELSAYLASLDADPARLQEIYERRAALRALTRKYADDVDGVIAWAERAKERLTLLDVSDEAMEELDRERQRLATEVAILASAVRAARVAAAAAFADKVTVELAGLAMPHARIELVVAPRKGAGGEPTLVVDGDECGVGPDGADEIEMRLMAHPGAPSLPLQRGASGGELSRVMLAIEVVFAGAGGPPTLVFDEVDSGVGGTAAVEIGRRLARLARSHQVLVVTHLPQVAAFADRHLVVSKDTSGAFTTSGVQVVEEGQRARELARMLAGLPDSDLGIAHAEELLSVAARERSA; encoded by the coding sequence GTGCTGGAGGAGTTGCGCATCACCGGTCTAGGCGTCATCGAGGACACGACTCTCCCGTTTACCCGAGGGATGAACGTGATCACCGGTGAGACCGGTGCTGGAAAGACGATGGTGGTGACCGGGCTGGGCTTGCTGTTCGGTGGCCGAGCCGACGCCGGTCGGGTGCGTGCCGACCCTGGCCGAGCCACCGTCGAGGGGCGCCTGCGCCTCAATGCCGACACCGCCAAGGCCGTCGCGGCCCGGGTGATCGACGCGGGCGCCGAGCCCGACGACGACGGCACGCTCCTGCTGAGCCGCACGGTGACGATCGAGGGCCGTTCGCGCGCCCACGTCGGCGGCCGTTCGGTGCCGGTGTCGCTGCTCTCCGAGGTGGGGGAGCAGGTCGTCGCCGTCCACGGCCAGTCCGACCAGCTCCGGCTGCTGCGCCCGGCCGAGCAGCGCGGTTCGCTCGACCGGTTCGCCGGTCCGGACCATGAGAAGCTGCTCGCCCACTTCCGCGAGGTCCACACGGCCTGGCGCAAGGCTGAGGACGACCTCGCCGACCGCCGCCGCAACGCCCGCCAGCGCAACCAGGAGGCCGATCTCCTCAAGCTCGGCCTCGACGAGATCACCCGGGTCGACCCGCAGCTCGGCGAGGACGAGGAGCTGCGCAACGAGGCACAGCGCCTGGAGCACTCCGAGGGCCTGCGGACCGCCGCGAGCATCGCCCACCGGGCCATCGGCGGCGGCGCCGAGGCCGACGCGGAGGACGCGGGCAGCATGCTCTCGACCGCGCGCCGCACGCTGGAGGCGCAATCCACCGTCGACACCAAGCTCGGTGAGCTGGCGCTGCGGCTGGAGGAGGCGATCTCGCTCGTCGGTGACACGGCGGTCGAGCTCTCGGCCTATCTGGCGAGCCTCGACGCCGACCCGGCCAGGTTGCAGGAGATCTATGAGCGCCGGGCCGCGCTGCGCGCCCTGACGCGGAAATACGCCGACGATGTCGACGGTGTCATCGCCTGGGCCGAGCGGGCCAAGGAGCGCCTGACGCTGCTCGACGTCTCGGACGAGGCGATGGAGGAGCTCGACCGCGAGCGCCAGCGCCTCGCCACCGAGGTGGCGATCCTCGCTTCGGCGGTCCGGGCCGCCCGCGTCGCCGCGGCCGCTGCCTTCGCCGACAAGGTGACGGTCGAGCTGGCCGGGCTGGCGATGCCGCACGCGCGGATCGAGCTGGTCGTGGCGCCCCGCAAGGGTGCCGGTGGCGAGCCGACGCTCGTCGTCGACGGCGACGAGTGCGGCGTCGGTCCCGATGGTGCCGACGAGATCGAGATGCGCCTGATGGCGCACCCGGGCGCCCCGTCGCTGCCGCTGCAGCGCGGTGCCTCCGGTGGTGAGCTCTCGCGCGTCATGCTCGCGATCGAGGTCGTCTTCGCCGGTGCCGGTGGCCCGCCCACGCTCGTCTTCGACGAGGTCGACTCGGGCGTCGGCGGCACGGCGGCGGTGGAGATCGGTCGCCGCCTGGCCCGCCTGGCCCGCAGCCACCAAGTCCTCGTCGTCACCCACCTGCCCCAGGTGGCTGCCTTCGCCGACCGGCACCTCGTCGTCTCCAAGGACACCAGCGGCGCCTTCACCACCAGCGGCGTGCAGGTCGTCGAGGAGGGCCAGCGTGCCCGTGAGCTGGCCAGAATGCTCGCCGGTCTGCCCGACTCCGACCTGGGCATCGCGCACGCCGAGGAGCTGCTCTCGGTGGCCGCACGGGAGCGCTCAGCCTGA
- a CDS encoding copper transporter: MINFRYHVVSLTAVFLALAIGLVVGTAALNGPAADSLNESISSMRKTNNQLREQVLNLENEAGRKGDYVIESAPYVLGGKLTGHRLAVVSFSSGRDYVEGISAQLTTAGAKITATVALQDKFTDPKNNAELMDLADNALPPSLSASTLPGNSDGVETASALLAAVLLDRTPPLPAADIRSVITAFTKAGYLSVEGTLTGPAEAAVMVSGAPYVDSEAKRKNDAVVTTVEQFDNAGLVTVAGALSGDGNVVSAVRGDPRLVKTISTVDDAPTAQGQVVTALTAWEQLTQGKVGQYGVGAGATSLMPKLPS; encoded by the coding sequence GTGATCAATTTCCGGTACCACGTGGTCTCACTGACGGCGGTTTTCCTCGCCCTCGCCATTGGCCTGGTGGTCGGCACTGCCGCGCTCAACGGTCCTGCGGCCGACTCGCTCAACGAGAGCATCTCGTCGATGCGTAAGACCAACAACCAGCTCCGCGAGCAGGTGCTCAATCTGGAGAACGAGGCCGGCCGCAAGGGCGACTACGTCATCGAGTCGGCGCCCTACGTGCTCGGCGGCAAGCTGACCGGGCACCGCCTGGCGGTCGTGTCCTTCTCGTCCGGCCGCGACTACGTCGAGGGCATCTCGGCGCAGCTCACGACCGCCGGTGCGAAGATCACCGCCACGGTGGCGCTGCAGGACAAGTTCACCGACCCGAAGAACAACGCCGAGCTGATGGACCTCGCCGACAACGCGCTGCCGCCGAGCCTGAGCGCGTCGACGCTGCCGGGCAACAGCGACGGCGTCGAGACGGCGAGCGCGCTGCTCGCGGCGGTGCTGCTGGACCGCACGCCGCCGCTGCCCGCCGCCGACATCCGCTCGGTCATCACCGCCTTCACCAAGGCCGGTTACCTGAGCGTCGAGGGCACGCTGACCGGCCCGGCCGAGGCCGCGGTCATGGTGTCGGGTGCGCCCTACGTCGACAGCGAGGCGAAGCGCAAGAACGACGCCGTCGTCACCACGGTCGAGCAGTTCGACAACGCCGGTCTCGTCACGGTCGCGGGCGCGCTCAGCGGCGACGGCAATGTGGTCTCGGCGGTCCGGGGCGACCCGCGGCTCGTCAAGACGATCTCCACTGTGGATGACGCGCCGACGGCGCAGGGTCAGGTGGTGACGGCGTTGACCGCGTGGGAGCAGCTCACGCAGGGCAAGGTCGGGCAGTACGGTGTCGGCGCGGGCGCTACCTCGCTGATGCCTAAACTCCCCTCATGA
- the steA gene encoding putative cytokinetic ring protein SteA gives MRLPTLRRTRSAEPGTLTGTARLDRRTKRLAGRLRAGDLAVIDHVDIDRVAADSLVAVGVAAVLNAKPSISGRYPNLGPQVLVEAGILLLDDLGEGIFQQVREGDQLRIEGNTVFLGDEPVAHGVRQDTESVAKAMVDAREGLSVQLEAFAANTMEYLKQERELLLDGVGVPDVVTAISGRHCLIVVRGYDYKADLDVLRPYIREFKPVLIGVDGGADALVEAGYTPDMIIGDMDSVSDDVLRCGAEVIVHAYPDGRAPGMARMHELGVPATTFPAAATSEDIAMLLADEKGASLIVAVGTHATLVEFLDKGRGGMASTFLTRLRIGGKLVDAKGVSRLYRQTISGSSLLLLVLSAIAAMGAAVAVSTIGKAYLAVVAEWWDNVMFQLQKLF, from the coding sequence ATGCGTCTTCCCACCTTGCGCCGGACCCGGAGCGCCGAACCGGGCACGTTAACGGGCACCGCCCGCCTTGACAGGCGGACCAAGCGGCTAGCCGGTCGGTTGCGTGCGGGCGATCTCGCCGTGATCGACCATGTCGATATCGATCGTGTCGCGGCCGACTCGCTTGTCGCGGTCGGGGTGGCAGCGGTCCTCAACGCGAAACCCTCGATCTCGGGTCGCTATCCCAACCTGGGTCCGCAGGTGCTGGTCGAGGCGGGCATCCTCCTCCTCGACGACCTCGGCGAGGGGATCTTCCAGCAGGTGCGCGAGGGCGATCAGCTCCGCATCGAGGGCAACACCGTCTTCCTCGGCGACGAGCCGGTGGCGCACGGCGTCCGCCAGGACACCGAGTCCGTCGCCAAGGCGATGGTCGACGCCCGCGAGGGTCTCTCCGTGCAGTTGGAGGCGTTCGCCGCCAACACCATGGAATATCTCAAGCAGGAGCGGGAGCTGCTGCTCGACGGTGTCGGTGTGCCGGATGTCGTCACCGCGATCTCCGGTCGGCACTGCCTGATCGTGGTCCGGGGCTATGACTACAAGGCCGACCTCGACGTGCTGCGCCCCTATATCCGCGAGTTCAAACCGGTCCTGATCGGTGTGGACGGCGGTGCGGACGCGCTGGTCGAGGCGGGTTACACGCCCGACATGATCATCGGCGACATGGACTCGGTCTCCGACGACGTGCTGCGCTGCGGTGCCGAGGTGATCGTGCACGCCTACCCCGACGGGCGGGCGCCGGGCATGGCCCGGATGCACGAGCTCGGGGTGCCGGCGACGACCTTCCCGGCGGCGGCGACGAGCGAGGACATCGCGATGCTGCTCGCCGACGAGAAGGGCGCGTCCCTGATCGTGGCGGTCGGCACGCACGCGACGCTGGTCGAATTCCTCGACAAGGGCCGCGGCGGCATGGCGTCGACCTTCCTCACCCGGCTGCGGATCGGCGGCAAGCTCGTCGATGCCAAGGGGGTGAGCCGCCTCTACCGGCAGACGATCTCCGGTTCGTCGCTGCTGCTGCTGGTGCTCTCCGCCATCGCGGCGATGGGTGCCGCCGTGGCGGTCTCCACCATCGGCAAGGCCTACCTCGCTGTGGTCGCGGAGTGGTGGGACAATGTCATGTTCCAGTTGCAGAAGCTGTTCTAG